The Deltaproteobacteria bacterium DNA segment TCGATTCAGCACGAAGCCGACGTTCCACGACTGCGTAAGCTCCTCGGCAAAATCACGGTCGAGATTCTCCACGGTGAAGCGGGCGCATCGGCGGTGGCGAGCGCGGCACCGGTGGATGTGGTATTGGCGGCGATCGTCGGCGGCGCCGGACTGATGCCGACGTTCAAAGGCTTACTTGCCGGCAAGGAAATCGCCCTGGCGAATAAAGAAGCGTTGGTGATGGCCGGGGAGATTTTCGTCAAGGCGGCCAAACAAAAAAAGGTTAGGCTCTTACCCGTCGACAGCGAGCATAGCGCGATCTTTCAGTGCCTTCAGGGCAATCAGCGTAGCGAGGTCGATAAAATCATTCTCACCGCCTCCGGCGGGCCGTTTTTGCGTACGGCGCTCAACCAATTGTCCAAGGTTAGCATTGCCCAGGCGCTCAAACATCCTAACTGGAAAATGGGCCGTAAGATCACCATCGATTCGGCGACGATGATGAACAAAGGGCTCGAGGTGATTGAAGCGCACTGGGAGTTCGACATGGCGGCGCAGGGCATAGAGGTGGTCATTCATCCCCAAAGCGTAGTGCATTCCATGGTGCGCTATCAGGACGGCGCGGTGATGGCCCAACTGGGCATCGCCGACATGCGCATTCCCATCGCCTATGCGCTGGCTTATCCGCACCGCCTCAAAGGTAGCTGGCCGGCCCTCGATTTGTTCGAGCGCAACGAACTCAATTTTCTTACTGTGGAACAAAAACGTTTTCCGGCACTAGGTTTGGCCTACGCCGCGCTCAAAGAAGGTGGTACAATGACCGCGGTCTTGAACGCCGCCAATGAAATCGCGGTGGCGGCATTTTTGGCCGGCAGGATAGGATTTCGCGAAATACATCGTATAATTGACCGAACCATGCAGAGCCACAAAAACAGCCGGGCCAGAGAGATCGGTACGATCCTCGAAATCGATGGTTGGGCCCGGGCCAAGGCGTCGTCGCTGATCGGTTGAGCGCCACTTAAGGAGCGGACTAAATGGAAAATGTTGCCTATTCGATTGTCGCGGCCGTGGTGGGCCTCGGCGTGCTGATCGTTTTTCACGAGTTCGGCCATTTCCTGGTCGCCAAGCTGTCCGGCGTCGGTGTGCTCACTTTTTCCGTCGGCTTTGGACCGAAATTATTTGTCAGGAAAAAAGGCGAAACCGAGTACGCCTTGAGCGCTCTTCCGTTGGGCGGCTACGTCAAGATGATCGGTGAAAATCCCGACGAAGAAGTCGCCCAAGCCGATCTCGATCGCTCCTTTGCGCACAAGAGCTTGTTGAAACGCATGGCCATCGTCTTTGCCGGGCCGGCATTCAATTTAATTTTAGCGGTTCTGTTGTTGATGGTGGTCTACACGTTTTACGGCGTGCCAGTGATGTCGACGCAGATCAACGAAATCGTCAAGGGCACGCCGGCGGAAAAAGCCGGTTTGCTCAAAGACGATCGGATCGTCGCCATCGACGGCAAAGCGGTCAAAGAATGGGATGAGCTTTCCGGCACGATCAAAGCCAGCGGCGGCAAGATGCTCAATCTTCAAGTGCAGCGCGGCAACGAGACACTGAATATTTCCGTGCAGCCGGAACGCAAAGAGGGGCGTAATGTTTTCAACGAGCGCAAAGACGATTGGCTGATCGGTATCAGCAGCCGGGTGACCATTGAAAAAGGTAAAGCCGGATTGGCGATTGTCCGCGCGGTTTATCAAACTTACGATTACTCAAAACTGACGCTTCAAGCCTTCGGAAAAATGTTGATGGGCGACGTTTCGCCGCGCAACATCGGCGGCCCGATCATGATCGCTCAGATGGCGGGGCAGCAAGCTCAAGAAGGCTTCGGCAGCTTCCTGGCGTTTTTGGCGGTGTTGAGCATCAACTTGGGGGTGCTCAACTTATTGCCCGTGCCGGTACTCGACGGCGGCCATTTATTATTTTTCATGGTCGAAGCGGTGATTCGTAAGCCGGTGGCGCTGCGCTATCGCGAAATGGCCCAGCAAGTCGGCATCTGTCTGCTCGGTCTACTCATGGTCTATGCATTTTACAACGACATCGTGAGATTCTTCGAAAAACAGGTCGGTGGATGAGAATTCTCGGTATCGACACCGCCACACCGGTCGCCAGCGTAGCGTTAATTGACGAAGATAAAATATTGGCCGAGCAGATTTATGGTGCGGCTCGAAGTTCCAGCGAAAACTCATCGCCGCAGCCCAAAGGCAATCACGCCGAAGTCATCCTGCTGCTGATTCGCGCGCTGCTCGACGGCGCCAAGCATTCGCTTGGCGATTTGTCCGGCATCGCCGTTTCCATCGGGCCGGGATCGTTCACCGGCCTGCGCATCGCCCTCGCAACGGTCAAGGGCATCGCATACGAATGTGGTTTGCCGGTGGTCGGTGTGTCGACGCTGCTCGCCAATGCGGCGCGCGCTGATGTTGCTGACGGCGTCGTCGGTTCCTTACTCGATGCCCGCAAACATGAAGTTTACGGCGCGTTGTTCCGCCGCGTTGGAACGAACTTCACACGTCTGACCGAGGATGCGGTATTGCCGGTGCGCCGCTTCGGTGAGCTATTACAGGAGTCCCACGCCGTGTGTCCGTTGCTGATCGGCAACGGCGCCATCGCTTATCAAGCTCAGCTGAAAGATTGTCTTAGCGGCGCGATACACGTGAGCGCCGGCGATGAATTCGCTTCGGTGGCGGCCCAAGTTGCCCTGCTAGCGCGTGAGCGCATCGCCGCTCACGCGAGCGACGATATCGGCGCCCTCGCGCCGATTTACCTGCGTCCCTCGGAGGCTGAAAGCAAACGTTTTCTCGCGCCGCTAACCTCTTGAAATAGATCGAAAAGTTCGTTGACTTTGAAAGTACCGTAAGTTAAATTGAGTGCCGTTAAAATATTTCCGATGATAATAAGGAGGCCTGTGTATGGAAAGTTACGAACAAAACAGGATAGTCTCCCTGCTCGATCAAGAACCGGAGCTGAAAAAGTTCTATGACGAGCACCTCGAGCTTGAGAAAAAACTCGCGGAGTTTCAGCATAAGCACCACCTCTCTTTGGAAGAAGAAGTGGAGATGAAACGGATTCAAAAGATCAAGCTCATCGGCAAAGATCGCATGATGGAGATCGTCGGCCGCCATCGATAAGATGGCGCTGAGAGGTAGGAAGTAAAAATGAAGTTAACCGGCGCGGAAATTTTTTGTGAGTCGCTCAAACGTGAAGGGGTCAAAACCGTTTTCGGTTTGCCCGGCGGAGTTGTGTTAAAAATCTTCGATGTGCTGTGCCAGCGCAAGGACATCGACTTCGTGCTCACCCGCCACGAGCAAGGGGCGGCGCATATGGCCGAAGGTTACGCCAAGGCAACCGGCAAACCGGGCGTCGTCTTGGTGACCTCGGGACCGGGCATGACCAACATCGTGACCGGCTTGGCCGATGCGTACATGGATTCCGTCCCACTGGTCGCGTTCACCGGCCAGGTTTCTACCGATTTGATTGGCAACGATGCTTTTCAAGAAGCTGACAACGTCGGCATTAGCCGGCCTTGCACCAAGCACAACGTCTTGGTGAAGGATGTCAACGACCTCGCCCAAGCGATCAAAGAAGCGTTCTACATTGCCACCAGCGGCCGGCCCGGACCGGTGTTGGTCGACATTCCCAAGGACGTGAGCATCGCCAAGGCCGAATTCAAATATCCCGACAAAGTAAATTTGCGCGGCTACAATCCGGTAGTGAGCGGCAGCAAACAAAACATAAAGCAAGCGGCCGAAGAGATCATGAAGGCAAAAAAGCCGATGATCTACGTCGGCGGCGGCGCGCTGTTTTCTGATGCCGCCGACGAAGTTCGCGAGCTCGCTGAGATCACCCAGATCCCCGTGACCATGACTTTGATGGGCCTGGGCTGCTTTCCCGGCAGTCATCCGCTGTCCCTCGGCATGCTCGGCATGCACGGCGGTTACTGGACCAACATGGCGATGCACCACTCGGATCTTTTGATCGCCGTAGGAGCGCGCTTCGATGACCGGGTGACCGGCAAGCTATCGGAGTTTTGTCCCGAAGCGCGGGTGATTCATATCGACATCGATCCGACTTCGATCAAGAAAACTTTTCACGCCCATATTCCAATCGTCGGCGATGTCAAAGCGGTGCTGCGCCAGATGAACGTGATGCTGCGCGCCATGGACGGCAATCCGGCGAAGATCAAAGCGCTGCGTTCGCCGTGGTTGAAGCAGGTCAACGAATGGAAAGAGTCCCATCCATTGACTTACAAGCAGGACGACAAGATCATCAAGCCGCAGTACGTTATCGAGAAACTTTATGAATTAGCCAACAAGGATGCCATCGTCGCCACCGACGTCGGCCAGCATCAAATGTTCGCGGCGCAATATTTCAAGGGCAACAAGCCGCGCACCTGGTTGACCTCGGGCGGTCTCGGCACCATGGGCTTCGGTTTTCCCGCGGCCATCGGCGCCCAGTTCGCCTATCCC contains these protein-coding regions:
- a CDS encoding 1-deoxy-D-xylulose-5-phosphate reductoisomerase yields the protein MRTIALLGSTGSIGVSTLRLVREFPERFRIHGMVAGKNLKLLAAQVKAFRPKVVSIQHEADVPRLRKLLGKITVEILHGEAGASAVASAAPVDVVLAAIVGGAGLMPTFKGLLAGKEIALANKEALVMAGEIFVKAAKQKKVRLLPVDSEHSAIFQCLQGNQRSEVDKIILTASGGPFLRTALNQLSKVSIAQALKHPNWKMGRKITIDSATMMNKGLEVIEAHWEFDMAAQGIEVVIHPQSVVHSMVRYQDGAVMAQLGIADMRIPIAYALAYPHRLKGSWPALDLFERNELNFLTVEQKRFPALGLAYAALKEGGTMTAVLNAANEIAVAAFLAGRIGFREIHRIIDRTMQSHKNSRAREIGTILEIDGWARAKASSLIG
- the rseP gene encoding RIP metalloprotease RseP, which codes for MENVAYSIVAAVVGLGVLIVFHEFGHFLVAKLSGVGVLTFSVGFGPKLFVRKKGETEYALSALPLGGYVKMIGENPDEEVAQADLDRSFAHKSLLKRMAIVFAGPAFNLILAVLLLMVVYTFYGVPVMSTQINEIVKGTPAEKAGLLKDDRIVAIDGKAVKEWDELSGTIKASGGKMLNLQVQRGNETLNISVQPERKEGRNVFNERKDDWLIGISSRVTIEKGKAGLAIVRAVYQTYDYSKLTLQAFGKMLMGDVSPRNIGGPIMIAQMAGQQAQEGFGSFLAFLAVLSINLGVLNLLPVPVLDGGHLLFFMVEAVIRKPVALRYREMAQQVGICLLGLLMVYAFYNDIVRFFEKQVGG
- the tsaB gene encoding tRNA (adenosine(37)-N6)-threonylcarbamoyltransferase complex dimerization subunit type 1 TsaB; amino-acid sequence: MRILGIDTATPVASVALIDEDKILAEQIYGAARSSSENSSPQPKGNHAEVILLLIRALLDGAKHSLGDLSGIAVSIGPGSFTGLRIALATVKGIAYECGLPVVGVSTLLANAARADVADGVVGSLLDARKHEVYGALFRRVGTNFTRLTEDAVLPVRRFGELLQESHAVCPLLIGNGAIAYQAQLKDCLSGAIHVSAGDEFASVAAQVALLARERIAAHASDDIGALAPIYLRPSEAESKRFLAPLTS
- a CDS encoding DUF465 domain-containing protein, which codes for MESYEQNRIVSLLDQEPELKKFYDEHLELEKKLAEFQHKHHLSLEEEVEMKRIQKIKLIGKDRMMEIVGRHR
- the ilvB gene encoding biosynthetic-type acetolactate synthase large subunit, which codes for MKLTGAEIFCESLKREGVKTVFGLPGGVVLKIFDVLCQRKDIDFVLTRHEQGAAHMAEGYAKATGKPGVVLVTSGPGMTNIVTGLADAYMDSVPLVAFTGQVSTDLIGNDAFQEADNVGISRPCTKHNVLVKDVNDLAQAIKEAFYIATSGRPGPVLVDIPKDVSIAKAEFKYPDKVNLRGYNPVVSGSKQNIKQAAEEIMKAKKPMIYVGGGALFSDAADEVRELAEITQIPVTMTLMGLGCFPGSHPLSLGMLGMHGGYWTNMAMHHSDLLIAVGARFDDRVTGKLSEFCPEARVIHIDIDPTSIKKTFHAHIPIVGDVKAVLRQMNVMLRAMDGNPAKIKALRSPWLKQVNEWKESHPLTYKQDDKIIKPQYVIEKLYELANKDAIVATDVGQHQMFAAQYFKGNKPRTWLTSGGLGTMGFGFPAAIGAQFAYPERQVLCITSEGSFQMNLQELVVAAIHKMPVKIVLLNNGVHGMVRQWQDLFYEGRYSASLLGKTPDFVKLVDAYGITGLRALKPSEVVPVLKEGLKHKGPVLMDIHTDPFENCYPMIPAGGAQHEMMLEDPPELKLARKGGAHKRKVDEGEGELPA